The segment CATCGACGTTGCCGATCATCCGCTCCGGAATCGGCTTACCGCTCGCCGTGGTGACCGACCAGATTTGCACCGACCACGTCTTGTCTGCAATCGCCGCGGGGACACTGATCGATACCGACTGCTTCGGCTGCACCTGGATCGGTTTGACCTCGTTCTTCGCGCCGTACACCTGCGCTTTGTTGTCGATGCAGTAGACGGACGGCGGAATCGTCGAGGTTTGATGGTCGATGGTGACCGAGATATCCGGCGCGGTCGTTGCTTTTGCGCTTGAACTGCAGCCGGCGACCAGCAGCAGCGATAAGACGATCGTGAGCAGTACGCCGATGCGCGACGTGCGTGGGGCGGAATGCAGAAGCGGGAAGTTGCTCAACGATGTGGTCCTCGTCGTGGATCATTCTTGGGTGTTGGCAGGCGCTGGAAGTCCGGTAACGGTCGCGTCGGCGATGCCGGCGCTGGCGCGGACTGCCATTCGGCGGTGCTCGGCCGCCCGGAACTGCTCGGTCGTGCACCATCCGATTGTCCGTTATTGGCCGCAGGGTGAGCGCGCGGGCTACTGGGGTGCGGTCCAGCAACCCCTCCACCAGGAGCAGGACCGCCGGAAGCGGAATCGTCCGTCGTTACATCGGCTTGGGACTTCTTGCTGGCCGACTTGTTGAAGGGCCACGAGACTCGAAGCCGGATCGGCGGCCGATCGGAGATCCCGGCCTGCAGAGGCCCGAGTTGGTGCGCGCGGTGACGGCTGATGAGCGTGAGTGCAAAAGTAATCACGAGTACGGCGGCGGCCACCGTCCAGCCCAGCCACAACATTCCGGCGTGCGCAGGCAGGATGATTCCGACCGCGCCGCCGAACACCCACGCCAACTGCAAGACGGTCTCTGACCGGCTGAACGCAGACGACGCGAAGCTGGGTGGCACCTCGCGCTGGATGATGGCATCGAGCGCGACCTTGCCTAGCGCTGAGGCGATCGCGGCCAGCAGCGCTACGACGATCGACAATGCG is part of the Antricoccus suffuscus genome and harbors:
- a CDS encoding DUF2771 family protein produces the protein MSNFPLLHSAPRTSRIGVLLTIVLSLLLVAGCSSSAKATTAPDISVTIDHQTSTIPPSVYCIDNKAQVYGAKNEVKPIQVQPKQSVSISVPAAIADKTWSVQIWSVTTASGKPIPERMIGNVDAGKARKFTKINTSDAVPDRVYLMITIPQDPKCNAEGAAGLWPILLIRQAA